From a region of the Coffea arabica cultivar ET-39 chromosome 3e, Coffea Arabica ET-39 HiFi, whole genome shotgun sequence genome:
- the LOC113736592 gene encoding uncharacterized protein, which yields MDRYTHKDRDLEGLTEEEKRALRGSKFAPLPSAPQPRHQPRQAHPGGPLKTNKAAALAKFLKRKLQEPNGLASVDPKLVELAVKNAKDAVNPSGTSSSGRTIHHVDSFGDSEESAEEEVKISVSKKRKKKRKKSDRKQQKKMKNLKDSTDGKKKRPKKKMKQ from the exons ATGGATAGATATACGCATAAAGATAGAGATTTGGAAGGACTAACAGAAGAGGAGAAAAGGGCACTAAGAGGGAGTAAATTTGCACCGCTTCCATCTGCTCCTCAACCCCGCCATCAACCCAG GCAAGCTCATCCGGGCGGGCCATTGAAAACTAATAAAGCAGCAGCATTAGCTAAATTCTTGAAGAGAAAATTGCAGGAGCCAAATGGATTGGCCTCTGTTGATCCCAAACTTGTTGAATTGGCTGTTAAAAATGCCAAAGATGCCGTTAATCCAA GTGGGACCTCGAGTTCTGGAAGAACAATTCATCATGTGGATTCTTTTGGTGATTCTGAG GAGTCAGCTGAAGAGGAGGTTAAGATCTCTGTGTCAAAGAAGCgtaagaagaagagaaagaagtcAGATAGAAAGCAACAGAAAAAAATGAAG AACTTAAAGGACTCTACGGATGGAAAGAAGAAAAGAcctaaaaaaaagatgaaacaaTGA
- the LOC113738124 gene encoding sucrose nonfermenting 4-like protein isoform X3 gives MMYHSSGMDYSREPGMPTRFVWPYGGRSVYICGSFTGWEQHPMTPVEGCPTVFQTVCNLPPGFHQYKFVVDGEWRHDEHQPHVSSNYGTVNTVLLARESDYLPPMLNPQFPAGSNMDVDNEAFQRLFQVKVSDIGLSEADLEISRHRISVFLSTHTAYELLPRSGKVIALDVDLPVKQAFHILHEQGIPMAPLWDFCKGQFVGVLSALDFILIMKELRNHGSNLTEEELDLHSISAWKEAKSFMNRQINDGGRTGPRQLVHAGPDDNLKDVALKILQNGVATVPIIHSSTEEGSYPQLLHLASLSDILQSICRYFRHSLGLLPVLQLPVCAIGLGTWVPKIGESNRQPFAMLRPSTSLSAALNLLVQAQVSSIPIVDDNDSLLDVYSRSDITALAKDKSYTNINLEETTVHRLGEEPYSPHGISQQRCHMCLPTDPLHKIMERLSKPGVRRLVIVEAGSKRVEGIVTLSDIFRFLLG, from the exons ATGATGTACCATTCTTCTGGTATGGATTACTCGCGGGAACCTGGCATGCCCACGAGGTTTGTGTGGCCTTATGGTGGGAGAAGTGTGTATATCTGTGGTTCATTTACTGG GTGGGAACAACATCCGATGACTCCAGTGGAGGGATGCCCAACGGTCTTTCAGACAGTTTGCAACTTACCTCCGGGCTTCCACCAG TACAAGTTTGTCGTTGATGGTGAATGGCGGCATGATGAGCACCAGCCACATGTCTCCAGTAACTATGGGACTGTCAACACTGTCCTTTTAGCAAGGGAATCTGACTACCTGCCGCCAATGCTTAATCCTCAATTTCCTGCTGGTTCTAATATGGATGTTGATAATGAGGCCTTTCAGCGTCTG TTTCAGGTCAAAGTTTCAGATATTGGGTTATCAGAAGCAGACTTAGAGATCTCTCGCCACCGCATTTCTGTATTCTTGTCTACACATACAGCTTATGAGTTGCTTCCTCGGTCAGGAAAG GTTATTGCTTTAGATGTTGACTTACCTGTGAAGCAGGCTTTTCACATTCTTCACGAGCAG GGAATTCCTATGGCTCCTCTGTGGGATTTCTGCAAGGGGCAGTTTGTTGGAGTTCTGAGTGCACTGGATTTCATCTTGATTATGAAGGAG CTCAGAAATCATGGGTCCAATCTGACAGAGGAAGAGCTTGACTTACACAGTATATCTGCTTGGAAGGAAGCTAAGTCATTTATGAATAGACAAATCAATGATGGTGGAAGAACAGGTCCCAGGCAACTTGTCCAT GCTGGGCCAGATGACAATTTGAAAGATGTTGCCTTGAAGATTCTACAAAATGGGGTGGCTACAGTTCCTATAATTCATTCCAGCACTGAGGAGGGATCTTACCCACAGCTATTGCATCTTGCTTCACTTTCTGATATACTTCAAA GCATTTGCAGATATTTCAGACATTCTTTAGGCTTATTGCCTGTACTCCAGCTCCCAGTTTGTGCAATCGGATTGGGAACTTGGGTTCCAAAAATTGGAGAGTCAAACCGGCAGCCGTTTGCAATGTTGAGACCAAGCACTTCCCTTAGTGCAGCACTTAATTTGTTAGTGCAAG CTCAAGTTAGTTCAATTCCTATTGTTGATGACAATGACTCCTTACTGGATGTGTATTCTCGAAG CGATATTACTGCATTGGCCAAGGACAAATCTTATACAAATATTAATCTTGAGGAGACGACTGTTCATCGG CTAGGTGAAGAACCGTATTCCCCACATGGGATCAGCCAGCAAAGATGTCACATGTGTTTGCCAACTGATCCGCTACACAAGATCATGGAGAGATTGTCCAAACCAG GGGTGAGACGGCTTGTCATAGTGGAAGCTGGAAGCAAGCGGGTGGAAGGTATTGTAACATTAAGTGATATTTTCAGGTTCCTGCTTGGGTAG
- the LOC113736591 gene encoding uncharacterized protein: MNSFGFSQERALSASKYVNFEIPGNADALLLFLKNHAFTDAQISTVVRLRPSILLSRPEKTLLPKLVFLQSIGVSGLDIPRIICRSPNILCRSLKNQIIPAFNLLQDLLHSNENIVFAVNRFPELLVTNLENKVAPNLEILREAGVTESGIGYCLKHMPRLLARLPEHLKESVERVKQIGFNPQTTMFLQAVKVMAATALRSWDRKMEVYKRCGWSEEEVLTAFRGQPHCMLASESKIIRVVDLLVHKMGCHISELAKNPLLILLSLNKTIAPRCSVYNVLRMKGLVRKNLSLAKCLTCPEKFFLERFVQRYKEEAPELLELYQEKMQLSK, encoded by the coding sequence ATGAATTCATTTGGGTTCTCTCAAGAAAGAGCACTTTCGGCTTCCAAGTATGTTAATTTCGAAATCCCGGGAAATGCTGATGCATTGCTTCTGTTTTTGAAGAATCATGCATTTACTGATGCTCAGATCTCGACTGTCGTTAGGCTAAGGCCATCTATCCTTTTATCCCGTCCTGAGAAAACTTTGTTGCCAAAGCTTGTATTTTTACAATCTATAGGAGTCTCAGGATTAGACATTCCCAGGATAATATGTAGATCACCTAATATACTTTGTAGAAGCTTGAAAAACCAAATTATCCCAGCTTTTAATCTACTCCAAGACTTACTTCATTCGAACGAAAATATTGTATTTGCTGTTAATCGATTCCCTGAGCTTTTGGTGACAAATTTGGAGAATAAAGTGGCACCTAATCTTGAGATTTTGCGAGAGGCGGGTGTTACTGAATCGGGAATTGGGTATTGTTTGAAACATATGCCTAGGCTATTAGCTAGACTTCCAGAACATTTGAAAGAAAGCGTAGAAAGAGTTAAGCAAATTGGTTTCAATCCTCAAACAACAATGTTTCTTCAGGCTGTTAAAGTGATGGCTGCAACAGCTTTGAGGAGTTGGGATCGCAAGATGGAGGTTTATAAGAGGTGTGGTTGGTCTGAGGAAGAGGTGCTGACTGCTTTTAGGGGGCAGCCACATTGTATGCTGGCTTCCGAATCTAAGATTATTAGGGTAGTGGATCTTTTGGTGCATAAAATGGGATGCCATATTTCAGAGTTAGCCAAAAACCCACTACTGATTTTGCTGAGCTTGAACAAGACAATTGCTCCAAGGTGTTCAGTTTACAATGTTCTGCGCATGAAAGGTTTGGTTAGAAAGAACCTTAGCTTGGCAAAGTGTCTGACCTGTCCAGAAAAGTTTTTCCTGGAGAGGTTTGTTCAGCGATACAAAGAGGAAGCTCCTGAGCTTTTAGAGTTATATcaggaaaaaatgcaactttcAAAGTGA
- the LOC113736722 gene encoding uncharacterized protein isoform X2, with the protein MDSTYCGIGSSKVFKKCGFTDAQVSDIISSYPSVLVCRPQKTLLPKIEFFQSVGFSTADIAKVLSSGGSLLTRSLETQIVPSLNALRDLFTSYQDLVCPIKRCPGILTRRFQSLMLANIEFLRKVGVPEPNILNLLKSQPRLLVRPSDVLKESVEELEKMGLNPQDGCFARCLWRMASIDKKPWREKMALYERWGCSENEVLIAFKKHASIMAISSGKIMDVMDFLVLKMGYDPSAILKAPFIVTLSLKKTIIPRCLVHQALLSKGLLKKNVRLSTLLSYPEKIFLKRFVECFEKEAAELLKVYQEKRKERATLEGQRTKEEL; encoded by the exons ATGGATTCAACCTACTGCGGAATCGGTTCAAGTAAAG TGTTTAAAAAGTGCGGTTTTACTGATGCTCAAGTCTCAGATATCATCTCAAGCTATCCCAGTGTCCTTGTTTGCCGTCCCCAAAAGACCCTTTTGCCTAAGATCGAATTTTTTCAATCTGTGGGGTTCTCAACTGCTGACATCGCCAAGGTGCTAAGCTCCGGAGGAAGTTTACTAACTAGAAGTTTGGAAACCCAAATTGTTCCATCACTTAATGCCCTTCGAGATTTGTTTACCTCTTACCAAGATTTGGTATGCCCGATAAAGAGGTGTCCAGGTATTCTCACAAGACGTTTTCAGAGTTTGATGTTAGCCAACATTGAGTTTTTGCGCAAGGTAGGAGTTCCTGAACCCAATATCCTAAATTTGCTGAAAAGTCAGCCAAGGTTATTAGTGAGACCTTCTGATGTACTGAAAGAATCTGTGGAGGAGTTGGAGAAAATGGGGCTTAATCCTCAGGATGGATGTTTTGCAAGATGTTTATGGAGAATGGCATCAATTGATAAAAAACCTTGGAGGGAAAAGATGGCACTGTATGAGAGATGGGGTTGTTCTGAGAATGAGGTTCTAATTGCTTTTAAGAAGCACGCAAGCATCATGGCCATATCAAGCGGTAAAATCATGGATGTTATGGATTTTTTGGTCCTCAAAATGGGTTATGACCCTTCTGCTATACTGAAAGCACCATTCATAGTTACTCTGAGTTTGAAGAAAACTATTATTCCTAGGTGTTTGGTTCACCAAGCTCTTTTGAGTAAAGGTTTGTTGAAGAAGAATGTTAGGCTGTCAACTTTACTGTCATATCCGGAGAAGATCTTCCTTAAGAGGTTTGTGGAATGCTTCGAGAAGGAAGCTGCTGAGCTCCTAAAAGTGTATCAGGAAAAGCGTAAAG AGAGGGCGACTCTGGAAGGGCAGAGGACCAAGGAGGAGTTATGA
- the LOC113738124 gene encoding sucrose nonfermenting 4-like protein isoform X4 gives MQYKFVVDGEWRHDEHQPHVSSNYGTVNTVLLARESDYLPPMLNPQFPAGSNMDVDNEAFQRLFQVKVSDIGLSEADLEISRHRISVFLSTHTAYELLPRSGKVIALDVDLPVKQAFHILHEQGIPMAPLWDFCKGQFVGVLSALDFILIMKELRNHGSNLTEEELDLHSISAWKEAKSFMNRQINDGGRTGPRQLVHAGPDDNLKDVALKILQNGVATVPIIHSSTEEGSYPQLLHLASLSDILQSICRYFRHSLGLLPVLQLPVCAIGLGTWVPKIGESNRQPFAMLRPSTSLSAALNLLVQAQVSSIPIVDDNDSLLDVYSRSDITALAKDKSYTNINLEETTVHRALQLGEEPYSPHGISQQRCHMCLPTDPLHKIMERLSKPGVRRLVIVEAGSKRVEGIVTLSDIFRFLLG, from the exons ATGCAGTACAAGTTTGTCGTTGATGGTGAATGGCGGCATGATGAGCACCAGCCACATGTCTCCAGTAACTATGGGACTGTCAACACTGTCCTTTTAGCAAGGGAATCTGACTACCTGCCGCCAATGCTTAATCCTCAATTTCCTGCTGGTTCTAATATGGATGTTGATAATGAGGCCTTTCAGCGTCTG TTTCAGGTCAAAGTTTCAGATATTGGGTTATCAGAAGCAGACTTAGAGATCTCTCGCCACCGCATTTCTGTATTCTTGTCTACACATACAGCTTATGAGTTGCTTCCTCGGTCAGGAAAG GTTATTGCTTTAGATGTTGACTTACCTGTGAAGCAGGCTTTTCACATTCTTCACGAGCAG GGAATTCCTATGGCTCCTCTGTGGGATTTCTGCAAGGGGCAGTTTGTTGGAGTTCTGAGTGCACTGGATTTCATCTTGATTATGAAGGAG CTCAGAAATCATGGGTCCAATCTGACAGAGGAAGAGCTTGACTTACACAGTATATCTGCTTGGAAGGAAGCTAAGTCATTTATGAATAGACAAATCAATGATGGTGGAAGAACAGGTCCCAGGCAACTTGTCCAT GCTGGGCCAGATGACAATTTGAAAGATGTTGCCTTGAAGATTCTACAAAATGGGGTGGCTACAGTTCCTATAATTCATTCCAGCACTGAGGAGGGATCTTACCCACAGCTATTGCATCTTGCTTCACTTTCTGATATACTTCAAA GCATTTGCAGATATTTCAGACATTCTTTAGGCTTATTGCCTGTACTCCAGCTCCCAGTTTGTGCAATCGGATTGGGAACTTGGGTTCCAAAAATTGGAGAGTCAAACCGGCAGCCGTTTGCAATGTTGAGACCAAGCACTTCCCTTAGTGCAGCACTTAATTTGTTAGTGCAAG CTCAAGTTAGTTCAATTCCTATTGTTGATGACAATGACTCCTTACTGGATGTGTATTCTCGAAG CGATATTACTGCATTGGCCAAGGACAAATCTTATACAAATATTAATCTTGAGGAGACGACTGTTCATCGG GCCTTGCAGCTAGGTGAAGAACCGTATTCCCCACATGGGATCAGCCAGCAAAGATGTCACATGTGTTTGCCAACTGATCCGCTACACAAGATCATGGAGAGATTGTCCAAACCAG GGGTGAGACGGCTTGTCATAGTGGAAGCTGGAAGCAAGCGGGTGGAAGGTATTGTAACATTAAGTGATATTTTCAGGTTCCTGCTTGGGTAG
- the LOC113736722 gene encoding uncharacterized protein isoform X1: MFKFVGKSSKILAYEKYCSGIRISTTQKFHFIQLNPLSSSSTQASKNSILNGKIDVPHSFTVDYLIKLCGLSEKTAISAAKNVNFKTPDKPNSVLAVFKKCGFTDAQVSDIISSYPSVLVCRPQKTLLPKIEFFQSVGFSTADIAKVLSSGGSLLTRSLETQIVPSLNALRDLFTSYQDLVCPIKRCPGILTRRFQSLMLANIEFLRKVGVPEPNILNLLKSQPRLLVRPSDVLKESVEELEKMGLNPQDGCFARCLWRMASIDKKPWREKMALYERWGCSENEVLIAFKKHASIMAISSGKIMDVMDFLVLKMGYDPSAILKAPFIVTLSLKKTIIPRCLVHQALLSKGLLKKNVRLSTLLSYPEKIFLKRFVECFEKEAAELLKVYQEKRKERATLEGQRTKEEL; encoded by the exons ATGTTTAAGTTCGTAGGCAAAAGCAGCAAAATTCTTGCTTATGAGAAATATTGTAGTGGTATTAGAATTTCAACTACTCAGAAGTTCCATTTTATACAACTCAACCCATTATCATCCTCATCTACACAAGCTAGTAAAAATTCCATCTTGAATGGTAAAATTGACGTCCCACATTCATTTACTGTCGATTACCTTATAAAATTATGTGGGCTTTCTGAAAAAACAGCAATTTCAGCTGCCAAGAATGTGAATTTTAAAACCCCAGATAAACCAAATTCGGTTCTTGCAGTGTTTAAAAAGTGCGGTTTTACTGATGCTCAAGTCTCAGATATCATCTCAAGCTATCCCAGTGTCCTTGTTTGCCGTCCCCAAAAGACCCTTTTGCCTAAGATCGAATTTTTTCAATCTGTGGGGTTCTCAACTGCTGACATCGCCAAGGTGCTAAGCTCCGGAGGAAGTTTACTAACTAGAAGTTTGGAAACCCAAATTGTTCCATCACTTAATGCCCTTCGAGATTTGTTTACCTCTTACCAAGATTTGGTATGCCCGATAAAGAGGTGTCCAGGTATTCTCACAAGACGTTTTCAGAGTTTGATGTTAGCCAACATTGAGTTTTTGCGCAAGGTAGGAGTTCCTGAACCCAATATCCTAAATTTGCTGAAAAGTCAGCCAAGGTTATTAGTGAGACCTTCTGATGTACTGAAAGAATCTGTGGAGGAGTTGGAGAAAATGGGGCTTAATCCTCAGGATGGATGTTTTGCAAGATGTTTATGGAGAATGGCATCAATTGATAAAAAACCTTGGAGGGAAAAGATGGCACTGTATGAGAGATGGGGTTGTTCTGAGAATGAGGTTCTAATTGCTTTTAAGAAGCACGCAAGCATCATGGCCATATCAAGCGGTAAAATCATGGATGTTATGGATTTTTTGGTCCTCAAAATGGGTTATGACCCTTCTGCTATACTGAAAGCACCATTCATAGTTACTCTGAGTTTGAAGAAAACTATTATTCCTAGGTGTTTGGTTCACCAAGCTCTTTTGAGTAAAGGTTTGTTGAAGAAGAATGTTAGGCTGTCAACTTTACTGTCATATCCGGAGAAGATCTTCCTTAAGAGGTTTGTGGAATGCTTCGAGAAGGAAGCTGCTGAGCTCCTAAAAGTGTATCAGGAAAAGCGTAAAG AGAGGGCGACTCTGGAAGGGCAGAGGACCAAGGAGGAGTTATGA
- the LOC113738124 gene encoding sucrose nonfermenting 4-like protein isoform X5 gives MMYHSSGMDYSREPGMPTRFVWPYGGRSVYICGSFTGWEQHPMTPVEGCPTVFQTVCNLPPGFHQYKFVVDGEWRHDEHQPHVSSNYGTVNTVLLARESDYLPPMLNPQFPAGSNMDVDNEAFQRLFQVKVSDIGLSEADLEISRHRISVFLSTHTAYELLPRSGKVIALDVDLPVKQAFHILHEQGIPMAPLWDFCKGQFVGVLSALDFILIMKELRNHGSNLTEEELDLHSISAWKEAKSFMNRQINDGGRTGPRQLVHAGPDDNLKDVALKILQNGVATVPIIHSSTEEGSYPQLLHLASLSDILQSICRYFRHSLGLLPVLQLPVCAIGLGTWVPKIGESNRQPFAMLRPSTSLSAALNLLVQAQVSSIPIVDDNDSLLDVYSRS, from the exons ATGATGTACCATTCTTCTGGTATGGATTACTCGCGGGAACCTGGCATGCCCACGAGGTTTGTGTGGCCTTATGGTGGGAGAAGTGTGTATATCTGTGGTTCATTTACTGG GTGGGAACAACATCCGATGACTCCAGTGGAGGGATGCCCAACGGTCTTTCAGACAGTTTGCAACTTACCTCCGGGCTTCCACCAG TACAAGTTTGTCGTTGATGGTGAATGGCGGCATGATGAGCACCAGCCACATGTCTCCAGTAACTATGGGACTGTCAACACTGTCCTTTTAGCAAGGGAATCTGACTACCTGCCGCCAATGCTTAATCCTCAATTTCCTGCTGGTTCTAATATGGATGTTGATAATGAGGCCTTTCAGCGTCTG TTTCAGGTCAAAGTTTCAGATATTGGGTTATCAGAAGCAGACTTAGAGATCTCTCGCCACCGCATTTCTGTATTCTTGTCTACACATACAGCTTATGAGTTGCTTCCTCGGTCAGGAAAG GTTATTGCTTTAGATGTTGACTTACCTGTGAAGCAGGCTTTTCACATTCTTCACGAGCAG GGAATTCCTATGGCTCCTCTGTGGGATTTCTGCAAGGGGCAGTTTGTTGGAGTTCTGAGTGCACTGGATTTCATCTTGATTATGAAGGAG CTCAGAAATCATGGGTCCAATCTGACAGAGGAAGAGCTTGACTTACACAGTATATCTGCTTGGAAGGAAGCTAAGTCATTTATGAATAGACAAATCAATGATGGTGGAAGAACAGGTCCCAGGCAACTTGTCCAT GCTGGGCCAGATGACAATTTGAAAGATGTTGCCTTGAAGATTCTACAAAATGGGGTGGCTACAGTTCCTATAATTCATTCCAGCACTGAGGAGGGATCTTACCCACAGCTATTGCATCTTGCTTCACTTTCTGATATACTTCAAA GCATTTGCAGATATTTCAGACATTCTTTAGGCTTATTGCCTGTACTCCAGCTCCCAGTTTGTGCAATCGGATTGGGAACTTGGGTTCCAAAAATTGGAGAGTCAAACCGGCAGCCGTTTGCAATGTTGAGACCAAGCACTTCCCTTAGTGCAGCACTTAATTTGTTAGTGCAAG CTCAAGTTAGTTCAATTCCTATTGTTGATGACAATGACTCCTTACTGGATGTGTATTCTCGAAG TTGA
- the LOC113738124 gene encoding sucrose nonfermenting 4-like protein isoform X2, producing the protein MMYHSSGMDYSREPGMPTRFVWPYGGRSVYICGSFTGWEQHPMTPVEGCPTVFQTVCNLPPGFHQYKFVVDGEWRHDEHQPHVSSNYGTVNTVLLARESDYLPPMLNPQFPAGSNMDVDNEAFQRLVKVSDIGLSEADLEISRHRISVFLSTHTAYELLPRSGKVIALDVDLPVKQAFHILHEQGIPMAPLWDFCKGQFVGVLSALDFILIMKELRNHGSNLTEEELDLHSISAWKEAKSFMNRQINDGGRTGPRQLVHAGPDDNLKDVALKILQNGVATVPIIHSSTEEGSYPQLLHLASLSDILQSICRYFRHSLGLLPVLQLPVCAIGLGTWVPKIGESNRQPFAMLRPSTSLSAALNLLVQAQVSSIPIVDDNDSLLDVYSRSDITALAKDKSYTNINLEETTVHRALQLGEEPYSPHGISQQRCHMCLPTDPLHKIMERLSKPGVRRLVIVEAGSKRVEGIVTLSDIFRFLLG; encoded by the exons ATGATGTACCATTCTTCTGGTATGGATTACTCGCGGGAACCTGGCATGCCCACGAGGTTTGTGTGGCCTTATGGTGGGAGAAGTGTGTATATCTGTGGTTCATTTACTGG GTGGGAACAACATCCGATGACTCCAGTGGAGGGATGCCCAACGGTCTTTCAGACAGTTTGCAACTTACCTCCGGGCTTCCACCAG TACAAGTTTGTCGTTGATGGTGAATGGCGGCATGATGAGCACCAGCCACATGTCTCCAGTAACTATGGGACTGTCAACACTGTCCTTTTAGCAAGGGAATCTGACTACCTGCCGCCAATGCTTAATCCTCAATTTCCTGCTGGTTCTAATATGGATGTTGATAATGAGGCCTTTCAGCGTCTG GTCAAAGTTTCAGATATTGGGTTATCAGAAGCAGACTTAGAGATCTCTCGCCACCGCATTTCTGTATTCTTGTCTACACATACAGCTTATGAGTTGCTTCCTCGGTCAGGAAAG GTTATTGCTTTAGATGTTGACTTACCTGTGAAGCAGGCTTTTCACATTCTTCACGAGCAG GGAATTCCTATGGCTCCTCTGTGGGATTTCTGCAAGGGGCAGTTTGTTGGAGTTCTGAGTGCACTGGATTTCATCTTGATTATGAAGGAG CTCAGAAATCATGGGTCCAATCTGACAGAGGAAGAGCTTGACTTACACAGTATATCTGCTTGGAAGGAAGCTAAGTCATTTATGAATAGACAAATCAATGATGGTGGAAGAACAGGTCCCAGGCAACTTGTCCAT GCTGGGCCAGATGACAATTTGAAAGATGTTGCCTTGAAGATTCTACAAAATGGGGTGGCTACAGTTCCTATAATTCATTCCAGCACTGAGGAGGGATCTTACCCACAGCTATTGCATCTTGCTTCACTTTCTGATATACTTCAAA GCATTTGCAGATATTTCAGACATTCTTTAGGCTTATTGCCTGTACTCCAGCTCCCAGTTTGTGCAATCGGATTGGGAACTTGGGTTCCAAAAATTGGAGAGTCAAACCGGCAGCCGTTTGCAATGTTGAGACCAAGCACTTCCCTTAGTGCAGCACTTAATTTGTTAGTGCAAG CTCAAGTTAGTTCAATTCCTATTGTTGATGACAATGACTCCTTACTGGATGTGTATTCTCGAAG CGATATTACTGCATTGGCCAAGGACAAATCTTATACAAATATTAATCTTGAGGAGACGACTGTTCATCGG GCCTTGCAGCTAGGTGAAGAACCGTATTCCCCACATGGGATCAGCCAGCAAAGATGTCACATGTGTTTGCCAACTGATCCGCTACACAAGATCATGGAGAGATTGTCCAAACCAG GGGTGAGACGGCTTGTCATAGTGGAAGCTGGAAGCAAGCGGGTGGAAGGTATTGTAACATTAAGTGATATTTTCAGGTTCCTGCTTGGGTAG
- the LOC113738124 gene encoding sucrose nonfermenting 4-like protein isoform X1 produces the protein MMYHSSGMDYSREPGMPTRFVWPYGGRSVYICGSFTGWEQHPMTPVEGCPTVFQTVCNLPPGFHQYKFVVDGEWRHDEHQPHVSSNYGTVNTVLLARESDYLPPMLNPQFPAGSNMDVDNEAFQRLFQVKVSDIGLSEADLEISRHRISVFLSTHTAYELLPRSGKVIALDVDLPVKQAFHILHEQGIPMAPLWDFCKGQFVGVLSALDFILIMKELRNHGSNLTEEELDLHSISAWKEAKSFMNRQINDGGRTGPRQLVHAGPDDNLKDVALKILQNGVATVPIIHSSTEEGSYPQLLHLASLSDILQSICRYFRHSLGLLPVLQLPVCAIGLGTWVPKIGESNRQPFAMLRPSTSLSAALNLLVQAQVSSIPIVDDNDSLLDVYSRSDITALAKDKSYTNINLEETTVHRALQLGEEPYSPHGISQQRCHMCLPTDPLHKIMERLSKPGVRRLVIVEAGSKRVEGIVTLSDIFRFLLG, from the exons ATGATGTACCATTCTTCTGGTATGGATTACTCGCGGGAACCTGGCATGCCCACGAGGTTTGTGTGGCCTTATGGTGGGAGAAGTGTGTATATCTGTGGTTCATTTACTGG GTGGGAACAACATCCGATGACTCCAGTGGAGGGATGCCCAACGGTCTTTCAGACAGTTTGCAACTTACCTCCGGGCTTCCACCAG TACAAGTTTGTCGTTGATGGTGAATGGCGGCATGATGAGCACCAGCCACATGTCTCCAGTAACTATGGGACTGTCAACACTGTCCTTTTAGCAAGGGAATCTGACTACCTGCCGCCAATGCTTAATCCTCAATTTCCTGCTGGTTCTAATATGGATGTTGATAATGAGGCCTTTCAGCGTCTG TTTCAGGTCAAAGTTTCAGATATTGGGTTATCAGAAGCAGACTTAGAGATCTCTCGCCACCGCATTTCTGTATTCTTGTCTACACATACAGCTTATGAGTTGCTTCCTCGGTCAGGAAAG GTTATTGCTTTAGATGTTGACTTACCTGTGAAGCAGGCTTTTCACATTCTTCACGAGCAG GGAATTCCTATGGCTCCTCTGTGGGATTTCTGCAAGGGGCAGTTTGTTGGAGTTCTGAGTGCACTGGATTTCATCTTGATTATGAAGGAG CTCAGAAATCATGGGTCCAATCTGACAGAGGAAGAGCTTGACTTACACAGTATATCTGCTTGGAAGGAAGCTAAGTCATTTATGAATAGACAAATCAATGATGGTGGAAGAACAGGTCCCAGGCAACTTGTCCAT GCTGGGCCAGATGACAATTTGAAAGATGTTGCCTTGAAGATTCTACAAAATGGGGTGGCTACAGTTCCTATAATTCATTCCAGCACTGAGGAGGGATCTTACCCACAGCTATTGCATCTTGCTTCACTTTCTGATATACTTCAAA GCATTTGCAGATATTTCAGACATTCTTTAGGCTTATTGCCTGTACTCCAGCTCCCAGTTTGTGCAATCGGATTGGGAACTTGGGTTCCAAAAATTGGAGAGTCAAACCGGCAGCCGTTTGCAATGTTGAGACCAAGCACTTCCCTTAGTGCAGCACTTAATTTGTTAGTGCAAG CTCAAGTTAGTTCAATTCCTATTGTTGATGACAATGACTCCTTACTGGATGTGTATTCTCGAAG CGATATTACTGCATTGGCCAAGGACAAATCTTATACAAATATTAATCTTGAGGAGACGACTGTTCATCGG GCCTTGCAGCTAGGTGAAGAACCGTATTCCCCACATGGGATCAGCCAGCAAAGATGTCACATGTGTTTGCCAACTGATCCGCTACACAAGATCATGGAGAGATTGTCCAAACCAG GGGTGAGACGGCTTGTCATAGTGGAAGCTGGAAGCAAGCGGGTGGAAGGTATTGTAACATTAAGTGATATTTTCAGGTTCCTGCTTGGGTAG